In Leptospira bandrabouensis, the sequence GGCAGGTAATCCCGCTAAAATTAAACAATTCATAGAATCTACCTTTCTATTTAATAACCCTTCATTTAGAAAACTAACTCTATCTTTTAATACGAACTTTAACGAGACATTTGTTAGAACAGACTTAACGTCATCATCTAGAGAAGGATGGGGGGAAATTCCTTGGGGACAAAACTGGGGTGGTAACACTGTTTCAACTGCATCATTCAGAACTCTTTACCCCGCAAATACACAAAGGGGTTTATGGTCTTCAATAAGAATCGAATCTAAACAAGCATTTAACTCATTTGAACTTATGGGAATCTCTGTAATTTGTTCTGATATTTCGGAGAGGTTCAAATAATGGCAAACCTACCATCACAAAAACGAATCCTAGAACAAGACCTTGGTTCGGACGTTCCTTCATGGACTAGAAAGTTATTAAGTCCTCTTAACTCATTCTTCGAGAGTTTATATTCTGCATTTAACCGAGACATTACTTTTCGAGAAAACATTAGGTGCGATTACAGAGACATTATAGTTACTACTACGGCAAACTATGACTCAAGAGAATTTACTCCGATTAAATTTAAGAACAACTTAAAAGAGAGAGTAGATACAATCCTAATCTCTCAAATCTCAGAGGATAGAGCTGTATTTACTCCAGTGTATGAATCCACTTCACTCGCTTGGAATGAGTATAACAAAGAAATAACTATTCACTATATTTCAGGACTCGAACCTAACAAATCTTATAAACTAAAACTATTATTATTTTAAATTACTAATTAACAGGAACTTATTATGGCATATCTAAGAGCGAAATCAAAATCAGGACAACCAGGCGAACTAGGACAACCAAACACTAGTCTTTCTAATACTGAAAACTCTACAATCCAAGGAACATCTAGTCAAACAGGAACCCCTTCTCCTAACAAGACAAGTAATTTTGTCGATATGAACACGTACTTAAAAAATAACGAAAAACAAATCAATGAGTTTGCAGATAAGTCAACAAGTGGAATCGTTAATAAGGCAAATACTATTGAATCCAACATTTCCGACGCTGACAGTAGATTTAAACAATCAGTAGCTAAAGATACATTCACAGAGGACAAATCCTGGTTAGATAATATATTCAATGATCCTTCTAAGTTCACAAAAGAGAAACCAAACGTAGATAGATTTCATACAATCAGAGACGACAAATGGTCTGGAGACACTTCATTAGAAGATCAACTTTCTGGATACGAAACTAGAAAGGACATTGATTACGTAGATGATCGAGCTGAAGCGTTTCAATCAAGGGAAGGTAGAGAAGGAATTTTAAAAGAACAAAATAAAGGGACTAGATACAGTCCGAACCTTTCGAAACTGGATGGAGCTTTACTACAGTCTTCTGATACGGCTCGTAACACTTTCATTGATAGAGGAAAAAACATTCAAAACAAAGACCTTCTTGGAAACCTTATAGGTAAGGAAGTCGATGCGAATAACCTATATAGAGATACAAAGAAAAAAAATACTGAATTCTCTACAGAAGCAAAGTCTAGATTTAATCCAACTTATACAGATCACAAAAACCAATTAACTGGATATGCTAACGAAGTAAATAAGAACGCTAAAAACCGTGATGATTGGGCTACAGGAATGAATATGCAATCACAGCCTGTATGGGTTCCAGATTATAATTATTCAGATGCTAATGGTTCTACAGGTACTTGGGTCAATATGCCAAATGCAGTAAATCCTTTCGAGTTAGGCGATCCTATGGGGGATCAAGAATTCAAAAACAAACTAAATTCACAACTTGGAGTAGATAACAAGGCCTACGATATAATGAGAAACAGAGATTCAGCGAATATCAATACTGTATCTACTCAAGAAGATTTAGCAAAATTACAGGCGTTAAATGAATTAGGTGGTGAAGAATTCGCTCAAGATTATTTAGATCCTAACGCATACAGAAACAGATCTCTTAGAAACTTCGGAGATAAAACAAACCCAAATCTATGGGATCAAATAATGGCTATTGATACAAATAGACGTTATTCTCCATCGAACTACTAATTAAGAGGAATTATAATATATGTTTGATAAACTAGCAGGTCTCGTCGGAATCGGTAAAGGTTACGGAAACGCTTTAAACCAAAACAATCAATTAATGCAAATGATGGGAGCAATCAATAAGCCCTATCGAATAGATAAAAATGAATACCAAGACGTTCAATTCGTCGATCCAAAATATGCAGGAGATCTAGAGGCAGAACTTCAGGGAGAAACTGCATTTAATGACATTAGCGATGATCCAGCCGTAAGGAATGCACAATTACAAGCCTTATCCGAAATGGAACAATTGGCAGATAAAGGAATCACTCTACAGGATGAAGCTAACCAAAGAAAATTCATAAACAGAGCAAATACAGAAGCAAGAGCAAATAGAGAGGCAATAGACCAAAACATGCAGGCACGGGGTCTCGGTGGTTCTGGTTTAGCATACACGTCAAAACTTATGGCAGATCAAGAGGCTTCCAATAGATTAGCAGAACAAGGAACAGACTTAGCTTCCGCTAATGCTGACAGAAGATTTAACGCAATACAAGGACTAGGAGATATGTCAGGAAGCGTAAGAGGACAAGATTATCAAATAGCTTCCAACAAAGCTGGAGCAAACGACGCTGTTAATAATTATAACACGAATTTAAAAAATCAAATTAACCAGGTTAATAACTCTAACCAACAAACATGGAATAATAACGTAGCGAACACAC encodes:
- a CDS encoding tail fiber domain-containing protein, with translation MFDKLAGLVGIGKGYGNALNQNNQLMQMMGAINKPYRIDKNEYQDVQFVDPKYAGDLEAELQGETAFNDISDDPAVRNAQLQALSEMEQLADKGITLQDEANQRKFINRANTEARANREAIDQNMQARGLGGSGLAYTSKLMADQEASNRLAEQGTDLASANADRRFNAIQGLGDMSGSVRGQDYQIASNKAGANDAVNNYNTNLKNQINQVNNSNQQTWNNNVANTRNDQTRYNRDNKLKIEGINAGSVSNANNTTTSGLTSLAGSNANLQVGRDQAIGNFAGSLLSGGGMLAGGMMTKSDKRVKKDISKLKPSEALRELTGHKFKYKDSFDDGNDHVGFMAQDFEKVIPSAVSNDEDGFKSIDYGNPEVQAIQLSAISELLNKIDKIEKKVA